The following is a genomic window from Staphylococcus capitis subsp. capitis.
TAGTATATGCATGTGATCGCATCCTTAAAGGTGAGCTAGACGAACATTTTCCATTAGTAGTTTGGCAAACAGGAAGCGGCACTCAAAGTAATATGAACGTAAATGAAGTCGTAAGCTATGTAGCTAATGAGTATCTTAAAGAACATAATAGTGATGAAACGATTCATCCTAACGATGACGTAAATAAATCACAAAGCTCTAATGATACATTCCCAACAGCAATGCACGTTGCTTTATATCATGAAGTTGAAACAAAATTAGAACCAGCACTTAAGAACCTGCGTAATACTTTAAAAGAAAAAGAAGATCAATATCAATCAATTATTAAAATTGGACGTACACATTTACAAGATGCAACCCCAATTAAATTAGGCCAAGAAATTAGTGGTTGGAGATATATGTTAGATAAATGTGAAGAACTTTTAAGTGAATCTAAGAAACATATCCTTAGTTTAGCTATCGGTGGCACAGCAGTGGGAACTGGAATAAATGCTCATCCAGAGTTTGGAGCTAAAGTAGCTAAATTTATTTCAGATAACACAGGGTATGCTTTTGTTTCATCTGATAATAAATTCCATGCTTTAACTGCACATGATGAAGTAGTTCAATTACATGGTATATTGAAAGCATTAGCAGGCGATTTAATGAAAATTGCAAACGATGTAAGATGGTTAGCTTCAGGTCCAAGAGCAGGTTTAGCAGAAATTTCTATTCCTGAAAATGAACCTGGTTCATCTATTATGCCTGGTAAAGTTAATCCAACACAATGTGAAATGTTAACTATGGTCGCAGTACAAGTTATGGGTAATGATACTGCAGTTGGTTTTGCAAGTTCACAAGGTAACTTCGAATTAAATGTATTCAAACCAGTTATTCTTCATAATACTTTACAATCAATTTATCTATTAGCTGACGGTATGCAAACATTTAATGATAATTGTGCAGTAGGTATTGAGCCGATTGAAGAAAATATCGACAATTACTTAAATCAATCATTAATGTTAGTTACAGCATTAAACCCACATATAGGTTACGAAAAAGCGGCTCAGATTGCTAAAAAGGCGCATAAAGAGGGATTAACTCTTAAAGAGTCAGCTATAAATAGCGGATATGTTACTGAAGAACAATTTGAAGAATGGATTAAACCAGAAGACATGGTTGACCCTCACTAATTAAATCTATGATAAAAGCGAGAGGCGTATTGAATAATACGTCTCTCGCTTATTTAATATTACATATTATTGAGCCTCTATCTGTACTGTAGTAGACTTATGCCTTTTTATCATCCAAGCTTACCGAAACCAACTCACGTGTTAATGGATGAATCAATTCAATTTTATGACTATTAAGTTCTAATTTACGCAATGTTGAATCACCATATAATGGATCACCAATTACAGGGTGACCGATTTCTGCTAAATGTACGCGTATTTGATGCGTACGACCTGTATCAAGTTTAATATCAAGTTGACATATACCTTCTTTAATCATCTCAGAATTTAAAATATGAGTGATTGCACGTTGTCCTGTATTTGAAATTCTACGCTTATTAGGATGGAATTTGTCTTTACCAATAGGCATATCTATTGTTTGAGGTTTGATTGGTAACAATGCTTTAACGTTAGCTTTGTAAATACGAGTAATTTCATTTTCTTCTAACATTCGATCTAAGATTTTTTTCATAATTGGATTCTTAGCAACAATAAGTAAACCTACTGTTTCTTGGTCTAAACGATGAATAGGTTCGACATATTCACTGTCAACTGTGTAAATTACATGATTCATAAGTGTATTACTCTCTTTTAAATCATTTGGATGAGTTTTAACACCTTTAGGCTTCATCACTATCGCAAAGTCATCATCTTCATAAAAAACCTGTGCGTAACGATAACTAGGTAAATAATTACTTTTTTCCTCTGGTGTAGGTATGAACACCGAATCACCGGTTCTCACTACATCAGTTAATTTAGCAGATTGATTATTGATTGTTATATCTTTTGACATATTAAGTTGATGTAAGTCTTTTTTAGGGAGTTTGAGATTTTGAAATATCTCTCTTAAAGATTTCTCATTATATTGTTCAGGTATCGTAAATTTCATAATATCCTCCTATAGTTCATTATTATCATAACACAAATTAATTACTCTCTATATCATGTTTATTTTTGAAAATGAATTTTCAAATACTTATCAATTGTGTATTTAATTACATTTTCAAAATAAAGCTAAGGCATGTATAATATAAATATTATGGATATAGTATTGGGGCGATAAAATGGAGAAGCCAACAAGACTTGCATTACTAAAAGAAATAGCTGAATTTCTTAATGAAGAAACAGAGATGTATAGCATGATGCATGGAGGACTACGTTATCTTATTAATGGTAGTAACTTCACGACTGGATGGATATTTTTTATCAATGAGGAGGGGGACCATGAACTCGTTTCCTCAGTAGACCTCCCTGGTGCATTATCTAAAAAAGATTGTCATTATATGACTAACGGATCATGTTGGTGTGTCAAAGCATATAATAATAAAAAATTAACTAAAGCGTCCAATATTATAAATTGTTCAAGAATTAATTTAGCTAATCATGCATATCAAGAAGAAACAGATGATATTACGCATCATGCAACTGTGCCACTGCGTTCTGGAGAGGAACAATTTGGACTACTTAACGTTGCTTCACCAAATAAAAAACATTATAGCGAGCAAGATTTAGAATTACTAGAATCTGTAGCATTTCAAATAGGTTCGGCGATAAAACGCATATTATTGACAGATAGAGAAAAAGAAGCGGCTAAGATTAATGAGCGTAACCGTTTAGCTCGAGATCTGCATGATTCTGTTAATCAAATGTTATTCTCGTTAAAACTTACTGCTCATGCTGCCCAAGGAATGGCATCGGATGATTTTTCTAAAAATGCATTTAAAACTATAGAAGAAACGAGTCAAAATGCTGTTAATGAAATGAGAGCATTGATTTGGCAATTAAAGCCTGTAGGACTAGAGCACGGATTAATTCACGCTTTAAATAACTATAGTGATGTTTTAAATCTAAATTTAGACGTCCATGTTGATGGCTTAATCAATTTAACTAATCATGTAGAAGAAAATATTTATCGTATGATACAAGAGGCGATGAATAATGTCAGAAAGTATGCCGATACTAACGAAGTCTCATTAAATCTAACGCAAACACAGGGTAATCTCATTATTGAAATTATTGATTTAGGAAAGGGATTTAACTTGCATGAAGTAAATATTAATGCTTCTAGTGGTATCAATAATCTTAAACAACGGACACATACATTGAATGGTAAATTAGATATTCAATCACAATTGAATAAAGGTACTACCATTACAATAACTATACCTTTAAAGTAATAAAAAAAGGAGAACGATTATGCATAAAGTAGTACTAGTAGATGATCATCATATCGTACTCCAAGGATTGGAGTTTTTACTTTCAACAGTTGAAGATTTAGAAGTAGTCAAGGGTTTTTCTAATGGCAAAACATTTCTATCATATTTAGAGCAACATCATCTGCCTGATATTGTGTTGCTCGATTTAGTGATGCCAGAAATGAATGGAATTGAAATTACTGAAGTTTTAAAAAGACAATATCCTCAAGTCAAAGTTTTAGTTTTAACGAGCTATGTAGATGATGAACATGTGATATCAGCTATAGACAAAGGTGCTGATGGTTACGAAATGAAAGACGTAGAACCACAAAAATTGATTGAAACAATTCATAAAGTTTTAAATGGTGAACGTATCATTCATCCTGAAGCTAAAAGTGTGATTGAAGCAGTATCTAAAAAGCCTCATTTTACTAATAAATTGTCTAAAAGAGAAGTTGAAGTTTTGAGAGAAATGGTTAAAGGCAAGACAAATAAAGAAATTGCTCAAACATTATTTGTATCTGAAAAAACTATTAAAACACATATAAGTCACATATTTAATAAATTACAAGTTACGGATAGAACACAAGCTGCCATTTATGCTATGGAAAATAAATTAATATAATGTGCTAAACGCAATTATATAAAATAAATATACATATTTTAAATTTAATTAGTCAAAATGTCGTTAAATGTAAATATTTAACTATTTTGATAATTTTGCCTTTAATAAAATAGTTAGAAAAACGCATTTCTCTCTTTTATTTTTATTAAAAATATATTAAGATGTAATTTGTGTTTCAAGAAATGTGTATTATTGCAATTTCTTGTGTCCGGATAAAATATTTCCAATTAGAAAGGTAGATAAATAGAATGGATAGACAGAGTTTCACAGATTTAATTCAAACAAAATTTAAAATGGTACGTATTGAAGCGG
Proteins encoded in this region:
- a CDS encoding GAF domain-containing sensor histidine kinase, which encodes MEKPTRLALLKEIAEFLNEETEMYSMMHGGLRYLINGSNFTTGWIFFINEEGDHELVSSVDLPGALSKKDCHYMTNGSCWCVKAYNNKKLTKASNIINCSRINLANHAYQEETDDITHHATVPLRSGEEQFGLLNVASPNKKHYSEQDLELLESVAFQIGSAIKRILLTDREKEAAKINERNRLARDLHDSVNQMLFSLKLTAHAAQGMASDDFSKNAFKTIEETSQNAVNEMRALIWQLKPVGLEHGLIHALNNYSDVLNLNLDVHVDGLINLTNHVEENIYRMIQEAMNNVRKYADTNEVSLNLTQTQGNLIIEIIDLGKGFNLHEVNINASSGINNLKQRTHTLNGKLDIQSQLNKGTTITITIPLK
- a CDS encoding RluA family pseudouridine synthase, with the translated sequence MKFTIPEQYNEKSLREIFQNLKLPKKDLHQLNMSKDITINNQSAKLTDVVRTGDSVFIPTPEEKSNYLPSYRYAQVFYEDDDFAIVMKPKGVKTHPNDLKESNTLMNHVIYTVDSEYVEPIHRLDQETVGLLIVAKNPIMKKILDRMLEENEITRIYKANVKALLPIKPQTIDMPIGKDKFHPNKRRISNTGQRAITHILNSEMIKEGICQLDIKLDTGRTHQIRVHLAEIGHPVIGDPLYGDSTLRKLELNSHKIELIHPLTRELVSVSLDDKKA
- a CDS encoding response regulator transcription factor, with the translated sequence MHKVVLVDDHHIVLQGLEFLLSTVEDLEVVKGFSNGKTFLSYLEQHHLPDIVLLDLVMPEMNGIEITEVLKRQYPQVKVLVLTSYVDDEHVISAIDKGADGYEMKDVEPQKLIETIHKVLNGERIIHPEAKSVIEAVSKKPHFTNKLSKREVEVLREMVKGKTNKEIAQTLFVSEKTIKTHISHIFNKLQVTDRTQAAIYAMENKLI
- the fumC gene encoding class II fumarate hydratase codes for the protein MSVRIEHDTFGEIEVPGDKFWGAQTERSKRNFPVGKERMPIEVVYGFAQLKRGAALANNELGKLSDEKKDAIVYACDRILKGELDEHFPLVVWQTGSGTQSNMNVNEVVSYVANEYLKEHNSDETIHPNDDVNKSQSSNDTFPTAMHVALYHEVETKLEPALKNLRNTLKEKEDQYQSIIKIGRTHLQDATPIKLGQEISGWRYMLDKCEELLSESKKHILSLAIGGTAVGTGINAHPEFGAKVAKFISDNTGYAFVSSDNKFHALTAHDEVVQLHGILKALAGDLMKIANDVRWLASGPRAGLAEISIPENEPGSSIMPGKVNPTQCEMLTMVAVQVMGNDTAVGFASSQGNFELNVFKPVILHNTLQSIYLLADGMQTFNDNCAVGIEPIEENIDNYLNQSLMLVTALNPHIGYEKAAQIAKKAHKEGLTLKESAINSGYVTEEQFEEWIKPEDMVDPH